The DNA sequence GCGTCTTCATAAGCACCACGCTCCGGCGCTTCCATCTCAATAGAACCTTCTATCACAATAGGCCCAGCGGAATCGTGTATATGTTCACCTTCTACCGAAATGCTTTCTGTCGCGATCATCACCTCGCCAGAACCGTCTGTTGAACCCATGACCACTACACCTGGCTCCCCAAACTGCAACGCCTCCATTTGCTGTTTGCCGAGAGTTCTAACTTTCCCTCTTTTGAAATCATCCCAGCGATCACCCAGAACCGTCTTGAGATCTACCAGCACTTGGTCGTTGTATTCATTTTGAGCTGCTCGCATCTTCCTTAGTTGATCTTGTTCCTCCGACGGCTCTGTACTACCAAACCAATCAAACTGAGATTCCGAGCCGGTCTTTTTTTCCACTCGCACCATGCGATCAATCGCAGTATTACTGGAAGCGACAAAATCACTTGCCAAGGCCTCGACCTGTGCTCTCATATCAGGCTCAAGGTCCTTCACTGCCATCGCTCTAAGAAGCTCGTCATAAACCCTATTTTCTGTTCCAATGACACCCGAGTGAGCACGGCCTACATAAATGAACCGAATACGATTCGCTGTGGGGCCAGGAATCACTTCTTGAATTCGACGAACTGCACCTTCATTAATCTCATTAATACGAGAAAAATCACTTGTGTATTCATCATGAATAGCTTGTGAAGTTTTCTGAAGCGTCGTCATAAACTGCTCAATGCTTTCTCTTGAGACGTCACCTTCAAAATCTGGCATATCGACGGTTGAAAGCACTTCTACGATCGCCTTACTAGACTCTTGACTTACCACCCACAACCTTCGAAACTGCTTTGTCAGAGAGGCTTCGTAATCAGCTAATACAGGTTCGAGAGCAAGGCGATCTGCATCTTTGATCGACACAATCCTGACTATTGAGATAAGGTCAACAGTCGATGCCATTGGCATCATCATATTGCCACTCTTTAAAATGGAACCTAATCGAACACGTTCACGTCGATGACGAACGCGCTCAATCGAACCTAACTGCTCATCAGTTAAAATGGCAACTATTGAATCAAAGAACTCGCTTTCTTGACGCGCAATTTTTTCATTGACCTTACGCTGCTTTAACTGAAATTTTTCGAACTGCTCTACATCGGGCACGGTCCCGGCAAAAGTCATCATGTCGCCCATTGCATCACTTATGTCATTCGCACGAATGTCTCTCATTGAAGCCAGATACAAGTCGTGTGGCCCCTCTAGCGAGGCACGCTGATCCGAAGACAACTCAAGAAGATCCGCATATTCCATGAGCTCTGAATGACTAATTGGATCCGGGAACATACCGAACGTGCCCTGAGCTATTGCTGGTCGAACTGAGACAAAACAGGCCAGTAACAAAGCGCTTATAACAATGTTCTTAAGCTGCATCAGAAATCTCCTAGAAGTCAACTCTCTTCGCAAGCGAATTGTCATAATAACATAGCCAACACTAACTTGTGTACGACAAGGCGCTTGCAGCTTTCATACTGTCAATAACCATTTTTTCTGATACTGAGAACGGCATATTGTGAATAGTCTCGTCAGGGGCTACAGCCCCCCGAGCAATTGCTTTCAGATCTTCGTTCGATATTTCACGAAGCCCGAGCTCTGCAAACGTAGTGGGCAATCCGACGTCTTTACAAAACCTCGTAACCTCTTGTAACAATGAATCATCAGCCTGCTGCATGACAAGTTGCGAAATAGTTCCAAAAGCAACTTTTTCACCGTGCATAAAAGAATGTGTCTGGGGCACCTTGGTTAGACCGTTATGAATTGCATGCGCTGCTGCTAAACCGCCCGACTCAAAACCAAGCCCTGAGAGAAGAGTATTTGCCTCTACAACATGTTCCAGCGCCTTCGACACTTCATTTTTTTCTATCGAAACACAAGCTGATCGACCATGCTTCATAAGCGTATCAAAGCAAAGTCGAGCCATACTGATCGCTGTTTTTAATGCAGTTCCTCCACGGGCATTCAATGCGCCAGCTTTTTCGCATGCTTCAGCTTCAAACCAAGTGGCTAATGCATCACCCATTCCTGCTACCAGATGCCGCCTTGGCGACTGTGCTATCAATTTTGTATCGACTAACACAAGATCTGGGTTACGCCCGTAAATACGATAACGATCATAGGATCCATCTGCTTTGTATAGAACAGACAACGCACTACATGGAGCATCAGAAGATGCAATAGAAGGACAACTCACAACATGCGCCGCAAGATCTGCTGCCGCAGCCCGAGCTGTATCAATGACTTTTCCTCCACCACTGCCCACAACAGTTCGAGCACCGAATTCTTGCCCTTTCGCAATCACACTCGATATCTCGCTATCAGTACATTCACCGCCAAAATGATGAATAAGGTATGGATAGTCAGCTTGGGCCAGGGAGGCCTTCCAGATATCCATGAGATGAGATGCGGCACTACGCCCAGCAACAATCAAGACTGGCCCTTCAAGGCCAAGCAACTGCATCTCCATGCCGAGGATTTCCGTCACGCCAGCCCCCTGTGTGTACCGACTAGGGCTACAGAAAATAGACTTTTGCAAGCTAGATCTCCTGAAATACTGTTCCAAATAAGAAGCCCGATCTCCCCGGACTCCATGTTAGCGAGCCTGGCGTGATATCATCTATCCACTATCAAAATCAGGCCTCCTCATTTAGAGGAGGGCATCTAAGAGGTCGTTTTTAGCGAGGACCACCATGCGATCAAAAACTATTGTTGGAATAGCTGCCGTTTCTACTGCTCTCTTCTTCTTGGGTTGCGATGACAAACAAAAAGCGCAGCTCGATAAGGCTGGTGACGATATCGGTGACAGCGCCAAACAAGTTGGCGATTCTACTACCGAAGAAGTTGACAAGGTTATAGAGCCTTCAGACAACTAGTTCAGTAATACAGTTTAACTTTAGAGGCTTGCATTCACTTGCAATCTTCTTATCCAGAGAGGTCTAGCATGCTTGCGCATGACCTTCTGTTGTTGTTCGTCGCCATTATTTCTCTGGCGTGTTTTTCGCGTGAACTCATTGGCCCCGCCAGCGTCCATGCAGGATGAGCTCGTTACTGAACAGCAAGCACTCTGAAACCCCACCAGAAAATCGGTTGGCCTTCGTGGAGTATCGGGGCTCGTATTTGTACACCGCCGACAATGACATTCGCCCTAAGGAGACCTTTCTTTTACTTCAAATGTTCATTGAGTTTGAAGCTGGTGGACAGAAAAGTCTCACGCCTATATTGACGATTCTCGTAGGAAAACAACTCACTCCACCGAAACCCTGCGACGTATCTTGGGGGCCTTATCAAGCTAAAATGCCCTCTAATTCAATCTAAACCAACACAAGAACGTTGCCAAAAAAGTCACGTACTACTTATGAGACAGCCCTTGGAACCACGCAACTAGATCATGCGTATCCAGGCTAGCGAATAGTAGTGATCGGCCCGATCGCTTTAAATGACTCCAACTGTTAACTGACCGCTCAGATAACGCTGAGCCGTTGGCCCCAATTG is a window from the Phycisphaerales bacterium genome containing:
- a CDS encoding glycerol dehydrogenase codes for the protein MQKSIFCSPSRYTQGAGVTEILGMEMQLLGLEGPVLIVAGRSAASHLMDIWKASLAQADYPYLIHHFGGECTDSEISSVIAKGQEFGARTVVGSGGGKVIDTARAAAADLAAHVVSCPSIASSDAPCSALSVLYKADGSYDRYRIYGRNPDLVLVDTKLIAQSPRRHLVAGMGDALATWFEAEACEKAGALNARGGTALKTAISMARLCFDTLMKHGRSACVSIEKNEVSKALEHVVEANTLLSGLGFESGGLAAAHAIHNGLTKVPQTHSFMHGEKVAFGTISQLVMQQADDSLLQEVTRFCKDVGLPTTFAELGLREISNEDLKAIARGAVAPDETIHNMPFSVSEKMVIDSMKAASALSYTS